A single genomic interval of Piliocolobus tephrosceles isolate RC106 chromosome 7, ASM277652v3, whole genome shotgun sequence harbors:
- the LOC111545658 gene encoding arylamine N-acetyltransferase 1 — MDIEAYLERIGYKKSRNKLDLETLTDVLQHQIRAVPFENLNIHCGEAMDLDLEAIFDQVVRRNRGGWCLQVNHLLYWALTTMGFETTMLGGYVYSTPAKKYSTGMIHLLLQVTIDGRNYIVDAGFGRSYQMWQPLELISGKDQPQVPCIFRLTEENGFWYLDQIRRDQYIPNEEFLNSDLLEDSKYRKIYSFTLEPRTIEDFEPMNIYLQTSPTSVFTSKSFCSLQTPDGVHCLVGCTLTYRRFNYKDNTDLIEFKSLNEEEIEKVLKNIFNISLERKLVPKHGDRFFTI, encoded by the coding sequence ATGGACATTGAAGCGTATCTTGAAAGAATTGGCTATAAGAAGTCCAGGAACAAATTAGACTTGGAAACATTAACAGACGTTCTTCAGCACCAGATCCGAGCTGTTCCCTTTGAGAACCTTAACATCCACTGTGGGGAAGCCATGGACTTAGACTTAGAGGCCATTTTTGATCAAGTCGTGAGAAGAAATCGGGGTGGGTGGTGTCTCCAGGTCAATCATCTTCTATACTGGGCTCTGACCACTATGGGTTTTGAGACCACGATGTTGGGAGGGTATGTTTACAGCACTCCAGCCAAAAAGTACAGCACTGGCATGATTCACCTTCTCCTGCAGGTGACCATTGATGGCAGGAACTACATTGTCGACGCTGGGTTTGGACGCTCATACCAGATGTGGCAGCCTCTGGAGTTAATTTCTGGGAAGGATCAACCTCAGGTGCCTTGCATCTTCCGCTTGACGGAAGAGAATGGATTCTGGTATCTAGACCAAATCAGAAGAGACCAGTACATTCCAAATGAAGAATTTCTTAATTCGGATCTCCTAGAAGACAGCAAATACCGAAAAATCTATTCCTTTACTCTCGAGCCTCGAACAATCGAAGATTTTGAGCCTATGAATATATACCTGCAGACATCTCCAACATCTGTGTTTACTAGCAAATCATTTTGTTCCTTGCAGACCCCAGATGGGGTTCACTGTTTAGTGGGCTGCACCCTCACCTATAGGAGATTCAATTACAAGGACAATACAGATCTGATAGAGTTCAAGTCTCtgaatgaggaagaaatagaaaaagtgctgaaaaatatatttaacatttcctTGGAGAGAAAGCTTGTGCCCAAACATGGTGATAGATTTTTTACTATTTAG